One stretch of Schlesneria sp. DSM 10557 DNA includes these proteins:
- the aspS gene encoding aspartate--tRNA ligase — protein sequence MLRTHTCGELRTAHVGQSVTLCGWVDTYRDFGGLVFIDLRDRYGITQVVFSPSFAEMHAVARSLRNEDVIKVTGEVVARPADMQNLKLETGEIDVKGRQLEVLNKSKTPPFFPTQSDLPNEELRLKYRFLDLRRPGVQQALILRHKLSKATRDYFDEQQFLEIETPMLGRSTPEGARDYLVPSRVHEGSFYALPQSPQIYKQILMVAGYDRYFQLAKCFRDEDLRADRQPEFTQIDVEMAFVKQDDILNMIDGLMARLVKVLRGTDLPLPLPRLTHRDVMERYGSDKPDLRFGLELIDLGEIARDCDFGVFKSTIEANGRVRGFCVPGAAEKYSRKQIDDLTEFVKQYGAKGLAFFRVKEDGLDSPIAKFFSPEHQQAIITKLQAKAGDLLFCVADTFKVSCAALSALRLRLGKELNLYDPQELKIAWVLDFPMFQWNEEEKRWDAEHHPFCQPVEEDIPLLQTDPGKVRAQSYDLVCNGYEAASGSVRIHDPAVQQGIFNLLGITNEEAEARFGFLLEALRYGAPPHAGVALGLDRWVMLFLASDNIRDVIAFPKTQKASDMLTGAPAPVDLKQLRDLHIKVDVPK from the coding sequence GTGCTTCGGACTCATACCTGCGGTGAATTGCGAACGGCCCACGTCGGACAATCAGTCACTCTGTGCGGCTGGGTCGATACCTACCGTGACTTCGGTGGACTTGTTTTCATCGACTTGCGAGATCGTTACGGCATTACACAAGTCGTCTTCAGTCCCTCATTCGCCGAAATGCATGCCGTCGCCCGCTCCCTTCGCAACGAAGATGTCATCAAGGTGACGGGCGAAGTCGTCGCACGCCCTGCTGACATGCAGAACCTCAAGCTGGAAACGGGCGAAATCGATGTTAAAGGCCGCCAGCTGGAAGTGCTCAACAAGAGCAAGACACCGCCGTTCTTTCCGACCCAATCGGATCTCCCGAACGAAGAGCTTCGCCTGAAGTACCGCTTTCTGGACCTGCGTCGACCTGGTGTTCAGCAGGCCTTGATCCTGCGGCACAAGCTGTCAAAGGCCACTCGCGACTACTTCGACGAACAGCAGTTCCTCGAAATCGAAACACCGATGCTCGGTCGCAGTACTCCGGAAGGGGCTCGCGACTATCTGGTTCCCAGTCGAGTGCACGAAGGAAGCTTCTATGCGCTTCCGCAGTCGCCTCAGATCTACAAACAGATTCTGATGGTCGCCGGTTACGACCGCTACTTCCAGCTCGCCAAATGTTTCCGCGACGAGGACCTGCGTGCAGATCGGCAGCCCGAGTTCACGCAGATCGATGTCGAAATGGCCTTCGTGAAACAGGATGACATCCTCAACATGATCGATGGCCTGATGGCCCGGCTGGTCAAGGTTCTTCGTGGAACCGATCTGCCACTCCCTCTTCCACGGTTGACCCACCGCGATGTCATGGAGCGGTATGGCAGCGACAAACCGGATCTTCGCTTCGGACTCGAACTGATTGATCTGGGAGAGATTGCCCGGGATTGTGATTTCGGCGTCTTCAAGTCAACGATCGAAGCCAACGGCCGGGTACGCGGATTCTGCGTCCCGGGAGCCGCCGAAAAGTACAGCCGCAAACAAATCGACGACCTGACCGAATTCGTCAAGCAGTACGGTGCCAAAGGGCTGGCGTTCTTCCGCGTCAAAGAGGACGGCCTCGACTCGCCGATCGCCAAATTCTTCAGCCCCGAACATCAGCAGGCCATCATCACCAAGTTGCAGGCGAAGGCCGGCGACCTGCTGTTCTGCGTCGCAGACACGTTCAAAGTCAGTTGTGCGGCGTTATCGGCCCTGCGTCTGCGCCTGGGTAAAGAACTGAATCTCTACGATCCTCAGGAACTGAAGATCGCGTGGGTGCTCGACTTCCCCATGTTTCAATGGAACGAAGAAGAGAAACGCTGGGACGCAGAACATCACCCATTCTGCCAACCGGTCGAAGAAGACATTCCTCTGCTGCAGACGGATCCGGGGAAAGTACGAGCTCAATCGTATGACCTCGTTTGCAACGGATATGAAGCCGCCAGCGGAAGCGTCCGAATCCACGACCCCGCCGTCCAGCAGGGAATCTTCAATCTGCTCGGCATCACGAACGAAGAAGCGGAAGCACGCTTCGGATTCCTGCTGGAAGCACTCCGCTACGGGGCGCCGCCGCACGCGGGAGTTGCACTGGGTCTGGACCGCTGGGTCATGTTGTTCCTTGCATCGGACAACATCCGCGACGTCATTGCCTTCCCCAAGACCCAGAAAGCCAGCGACATGCTGACCGGCGCCCCCGCTCCGGTCGACCTGAAACAACTTCGCGACCTGCACATCAAGGTGGACGTGCCGAAGTAG
- a CDS encoding carboxypeptidase-like regulatory domain-containing protein — protein sequence MFGIRFVKGMAVSLAAFGMMVPQTRLLADTPAAKAPVAKAGKVNRVPDLVLTAGGTMTGRVCDHSGKVIEGAKVVLKQNNKEIAQTVTNNEGTYSFKNLKSGIYQVGSGNTDGVFRVWSEKTAPPSAKEHALLVMGENGARGQFGAVDPTLVLLTGGVIAAVVLSAIAVSEINSVKDTVNQIPISP from the coding sequence ATGTTCGGAATTCGCTTCGTCAAGGGCATGGCCGTCAGCCTCGCCGCATTCGGTATGATGGTCCCGCAAACCCGTCTGCTGGCAGACACACCTGCCGCAAAGGCGCCGGTCGCGAAAGCGGGCAAGGTCAACCGAGTACCTGATCTGGTTCTGACCGCCGGTGGCACCATGACGGGGCGCGTCTGCGACCACTCCGGCAAGGTGATCGAAGGGGCAAAAGTTGTTCTCAAACAGAACAACAAGGAAATTGCTCAGACTGTGACGAACAATGAAGGAACCTACTCCTTCAAGAACCTCAAGAGCGGAATCTACCAGGTTGGCTCCGGCAATACCGATGGTGTCTTCCGTGTCTGGTCTGAAAAGACCGCTCCTCCTTCCGCCAAAGAGCATGCTCTGCTCGTGATGGGCGAAAACGGGGCTCGCGGACAGTTCGGTGCCGTCGACCCGACTCTGGTTCTGCTGACCGGCGGTGTGATTGCTGCCGTGGTCCTCAGTGCCATCGCTGTCAGTGAAATCAACTCGGTGAAAGACACCGTTAATCAGATTCCCATCTCGCCCTGA
- a CDS encoding ABC transporter permease, with protein MSLPESVSSDPPVDSELIVVDADHYSPWFDLKELWRYRELVWIFAERDIKVRYRQTAVGIAWTILQPLAQMVVFTGLFRMLKTEPVEGSLPYQVTSFSGLLLYQLFSGILAASTACLVDNRQVVTKVYFPRLALPLSACLRPLLDFGIGMVVLMLLMLWFRVVPGPAVILAPFVVFLTVLCGLSIGLWLSALNAHYRDFGYVVPFMLQLGMVVSPVLYESSLIPSEWIGLYHLNPMAALLDSFRWTLFGTNAPHGTLVLISLTSLTCLLLSGAWYFRRVDRFLADSI; from the coding sequence ATGAGTCTTCCCGAAAGTGTTTCCTCGGATCCACCCGTCGATTCGGAGCTCATCGTCGTCGATGCCGACCACTATTCTCCCTGGTTCGACCTGAAAGAGTTGTGGCGATATCGCGAGCTGGTCTGGATCTTTGCCGAACGTGACATCAAGGTCCGCTATCGTCAGACCGCAGTCGGAATCGCGTGGACAATCCTGCAACCGCTCGCCCAGATGGTTGTCTTCACAGGCCTCTTTCGCATGCTGAAGACGGAACCCGTCGAGGGTAGTCTCCCCTATCAGGTGACCAGCTTTTCCGGGTTGCTCCTGTATCAGCTTTTTTCCGGGATACTGGCTGCGTCGACGGCGTGCCTCGTGGATAATCGCCAGGTCGTCACCAAGGTCTATTTTCCTCGACTCGCCCTTCCCTTATCAGCTTGCCTCCGCCCCCTTCTCGATTTTGGCATCGGGATGGTGGTTCTCATGCTGCTGATGCTCTGGTTCCGGGTCGTGCCGGGCCCCGCCGTGATCCTTGCTCCGTTCGTCGTTTTTCTGACGGTCCTGTGCGGACTCTCGATTGGGCTGTGGCTTTCTGCACTGAATGCACATTATCGGGATTTTGGATATGTCGTCCCATTCATGCTGCAACTGGGAATGGTCGTCAGTCCGGTGCTGTACGAATCGAGTCTTATCCCTTCCGAGTGGATCGGGCTTTATCACCTGAATCCGATGGCGGCCTTACTCGACAGTTTTCGCTGGACGCTGTTCGGAACCAATGCTCCGCACGGGACCCTGGTGCTGATCTCCCTGACTTCTCTCACCTGTCTGCTGCTTTCCGGAGCGTGGTACTTTCGTCGCGTTGACCGGTTTCTAGCCGACAGTATCTGA
- a CDS encoding DUF1501 domain-containing protein encodes MEKPFISRRDLLSSTACGFGSLALANLFGRDQLFADEPQPDLNGGLHHRAKVRRVIQLFMNGGASQMDLFDYKPLLFQKGGEDFDPGEGIRVEAATSAPGKILRPPFELRQHGETGRWVSDQLPHLARKVDQLAFCMAMQSRTNVHGPGSYLMNTGFLLPGFPSMGAWVSYGLGSLTDNLPTFVVLPDARGLPYNQKGNFSAGFLSSTHQATILNTSLPAPIPDLRPPESAHFITEEADREGRELLQKLNRQHLAVNPGDSRLDARIRAYELAARMQLSAPEALDIRSETEATHKAYGLDEKRTEDFGRRCLLARRLIERGVRFVQVWSGAGGAANNWDNHTSIVNELPPMCGSTDRPIAALLEDLEQRGLLEDTLVLWNTEFGRMPFSQGSEGRDHNGGTFVGWLAGAGVKAGASYGASDPWSWRAERDVTTTYDFHATVLHLLGIDHERLSVRHNGANRRLTDVHGHVIHDVLA; translated from the coding sequence ATGGAAAAGCCTTTCATTTCCCGTCGCGATCTTTTGTCTTCCACGGCGTGCGGCTTCGGTTCGCTGGCCCTCGCCAATCTGTTTGGGCGCGACCAGCTTTTCGCGGATGAGCCGCAGCCCGATCTGAACGGCGGACTGCATCACCGGGCCAAAGTTCGGCGGGTCATCCAACTCTTTATGAACGGCGGCGCAAGTCAGATGGACTTGTTCGACTATAAGCCGCTCCTCTTTCAGAAGGGGGGTGAGGATTTCGATCCCGGGGAAGGGATCCGAGTCGAAGCCGCAACGAGTGCCCCGGGAAAGATACTAAGGCCCCCATTCGAGTTGCGACAGCACGGTGAAACCGGACGCTGGGTATCGGATCAGCTTCCGCACCTGGCCAGGAAGGTCGATCAACTGGCTTTCTGTATGGCAATGCAGTCCCGGACCAATGTTCATGGCCCGGGAAGTTATCTGATGAATACGGGGTTTCTCTTGCCCGGCTTTCCCTCAATGGGGGCCTGGGTCAGTTATGGGTTGGGAAGTCTCACTGACAATCTCCCGACATTCGTGGTGCTCCCCGATGCGCGCGGGCTTCCCTATAACCAGAAGGGGAATTTTTCAGCCGGTTTTCTGTCGTCGACTCACCAGGCCACGATTCTCAACACCAGTCTGCCGGCACCGATTCCAGATCTCCGTCCCCCGGAATCCGCTCATTTCATTACTGAAGAAGCGGATCGGGAAGGTCGGGAATTGCTGCAGAAACTCAATCGCCAACACCTCGCCGTGAACCCGGGAGATTCTCGTTTGGACGCTCGGATCCGTGCTTATGAACTTGCTGCGCGGATGCAGTTGAGTGCACCCGAGGCTCTGGATATCCGAAGTGAAACAGAGGCGACGCACAAAGCCTATGGACTGGATGAGAAGAGAACCGAAGACTTCGGTCGTCGCTGTCTGCTGGCTCGGCGACTGATCGAACGGGGTGTGCGGTTCGTTCAGGTCTGGAGCGGGGCAGGCGGGGCTGCCAACAACTGGGACAATCACACCAGTATCGTTAATGAGCTTCCACCCATGTGCGGCTCGACCGACCGCCCGATTGCCGCGCTGCTGGAGGATCTTGAGCAGCGCGGACTCCTCGAAGACACGCTGGTTCTGTGGAACACGGAGTTCGGTCGGATGCCCTTCTCTCAAGGAAGCGAGGGGCGAGACCACAACGGCGGAACATTTGTCGGCTGGCTTGCGGGGGCGGGGGTCAAAGCCGGTGCGAGCTATGGCGCAAGTGACCCCTGGTCGTGGCGTGCCGAGCGTGACGTGACAACGACGTATGACTTTCACGCAACGGTTCTGCACCTGCTGGGGATTGACCACGAACGTCTGAGTGTTCGTCACAATGGGGCTAACAGGCGACTCACCGACGTACACGGACATGTGATTCACGACGTCCTGGCGTAA
- a CDS encoding TatD family hydrolase has product MEWIDTHCHLDEDAFTQDCEEVVTRAVDAGVKAMLAVGITLESCRRVLELAERFPQVHAIVGLHPNYVAAANPGDWEQIVALAKSPKVVGLGETGLDQYWDHSPIELQAEFFDRHLELSRELDLPFVVHCRDAEEAVVKQLKTHAERGPLNGVMHSFCGSVETAHVCMEMGMSLSISGMVTFKKNETIRKTVATIPLDRLLIETDAPYLAPTPFRGKRNEPAHVRLTAACLAEIRGVSKEEIAEATTANARRIFRLPVG; this is encoded by the coding sequence ATGGAGTGGATTGATACCCATTGCCATCTCGACGAAGACGCCTTTACACAGGACTGTGAAGAAGTCGTGACCCGCGCGGTCGATGCGGGCGTTAAGGCGATGCTGGCGGTGGGGATTACACTGGAAAGCTGTCGCCGCGTTCTCGAACTGGCCGAACGTTTTCCCCAGGTCCACGCGATTGTCGGACTTCATCCGAATTATGTCGCGGCTGCCAATCCGGGTGATTGGGAGCAAATTGTCGCTCTGGCGAAATCACCCAAGGTTGTGGGATTAGGCGAAACAGGCCTCGATCAGTACTGGGATCATTCGCCCATCGAATTGCAGGCCGAATTCTTCGATCGGCACCTCGAATTGTCTCGCGAACTGGATCTCCCTTTTGTCGTTCATTGTCGCGATGCCGAGGAAGCGGTTGTCAAGCAACTGAAAACACATGCGGAACGCGGCCCCCTCAATGGGGTGATGCATTCGTTCTGTGGCTCTGTCGAGACCGCCCACGTCTGCATGGAAATGGGAATGTCTCTTTCCATCAGTGGTATGGTGACTTTCAAGAAGAATGAAACGATCCGCAAAACAGTAGCGACAATTCCGCTCGATCGACTGCTGATCGAAACCGATGCGCCGTACCTCGCGCCGACGCCGTTTCGCGGCAAGCGGAATGAGCCAGCCCACGTCCGTTTGACGGCCGCTTGCCTTGCCGAAATTCGCGGAGTTTCGAAAGAAGAGATTGCCGAAGCGACCACGGCGAATGCTCGACGGATCTTTCGGCTTCCAGTCGGCTGA
- a CDS encoding NADH-quinone oxidoreductase subunit N, with amino-acid sequence MDFEALYQQFLSGDVAGQVSLLRSLKIILPELILSGSIILMLLARLTSLDKIIPTHWFAVAGGMGAFVLILSQFWQFTVGEAVGGEIFTGLAVHDEFSTFFRGFLTFFLVFVIALTVLTGIPDDEDAPDFYSLLSGAVVGMMLMSSANHLLILFLGIEMASVPSYVMTGFLKGRRRSSEAALKFVVYGAGSAGVMLFGISLLAGLLGTAEFPELAQRFQAVFANRGGMQDPATRCAVLALLMISVGFAFKLSLVPFHFWCPDAFHGAPAEVGGFLSVASKAAAFALLVRLSLALAGDGSGALSQLSLSCGLGLGLVAIVTSTFGNLAAYSQRNIKRMLAYSTIAHAGYSLMAIAALLVLQSVRTDSAFQVAHPGNGPRAMEGLLYYMGVYLFMNLGAFAIVALIRNQTFSEEIEDYKGLAQQAPVLAICMAICMFSLVGIPPLGGFYGKAFIFASVYESTHVHWFMWLVLAAGGLNTVISLFYYLRVAKIMCIDSRPSGAATVSMPASSSPAMYVMLVSGMVVFLGIIIDPLTKVALQAAHAFF; translated from the coding sequence GATCATCTTGATGCTGCTGGCACGACTGACCAGTCTCGACAAGATTATCCCGACACACTGGTTTGCCGTGGCGGGAGGGATGGGCGCGTTCGTTCTCATCTTGTCGCAGTTCTGGCAATTCACGGTTGGTGAAGCGGTCGGCGGCGAGATTTTCACAGGTCTGGCCGTTCACGATGAGTTCTCGACGTTCTTCCGTGGGTTCCTCACATTTTTCCTGGTCTTCGTGATCGCCCTGACAGTCCTGACAGGGATTCCCGATGATGAGGACGCTCCTGATTTCTACTCGCTGCTGTCGGGTGCTGTGGTGGGCATGATGCTGATGTCCAGCGCGAATCACTTGCTGATTCTTTTCCTGGGAATAGAGATGGCCAGCGTTCCCAGTTACGTCATGACGGGATTCCTGAAAGGTCGCCGACGAAGCAGTGAAGCGGCCCTGAAATTCGTTGTGTATGGAGCCGGGTCGGCCGGTGTGATGTTGTTCGGCATCAGCCTCCTTGCGGGTCTACTGGGAACGGCCGAGTTTCCCGAGTTAGCCCAGCGGTTCCAGGCCGTCTTCGCGAATCGCGGGGGAATGCAGGATCCCGCCACCCGCTGTGCGGTTCTCGCACTCCTGATGATTTCCGTCGGGTTCGCATTCAAACTCTCACTGGTCCCCTTTCATTTCTGGTGCCCTGACGCCTTTCACGGTGCTCCCGCTGAAGTCGGTGGATTCTTGTCGGTTGCTTCCAAAGCAGCGGCATTCGCCTTGCTCGTTCGTCTGTCGCTGGCCCTCGCCGGGGACGGCTCGGGTGCTCTTTCGCAGCTTTCACTCTCGTGCGGACTCGGACTGGGACTGGTGGCGATTGTCACGTCGACATTCGGCAACCTGGCCGCCTATTCGCAGCGAAATATCAAACGAATGCTCGCCTATTCCACCATTGCACACGCCGGTTACTCGCTGATGGCAATTGCAGCACTGCTGGTCCTGCAAAGTGTGCGAACGGACTCAGCCTTTCAGGTTGCACACCCCGGAAACGGTCCTCGCGCGATGGAAGGGCTGCTCTATTACATGGGCGTCTACCTGTTCATGAATCTGGGGGCCTTCGCCATTGTCGCGCTCATTCGGAACCAGACTTTTTCGGAAGAGATCGAAGACTACAAGGGTTTGGCACAGCAGGCTCCCGTGCTGGCAATTTGCATGGCGATCTGCATGTTCAGCCTGGTCGGCATTCCGCCACTCGGCGGCTTCTACGGGAAAGCCTTTATTTTCGCATCGGTTTATGAATCAACGCACGTGCACTGGTTCATGTGGCTGGTCCTCGCTGCGGGGGGACTCAACACCGTGATCAGTTTGTTCTACTATCTCCGCGTCGCCAAAATCATGTGCATCGATTCTCGACCCTCCGGGGCGGCCACCGTCTCCATGCCAGCCAGTTCCTCTCCTGCGATGTACGTCATGCTGGTCTCAGGAATGGTGGTTTTCCTGGGGATCATTATCGATCCACTGACGAAAGTCGCACTTCAGGCGGCCCATGCCTTTTTTTGA